In Paenarthrobacter sp. GOM3, a single window of DNA contains:
- the gndA gene encoding NADP-dependent phosphogluconate dehydrogenase, whose protein sequence is MSAHIGVTGLAVMGANLARNLARNGFTVALHNRSVEKTDALLEKHGTEGDFIRTETLQELVDSLEKPRRVLIMVKAGAPVDNVIEQLEPLLEAGDIIIDAGNSHCEDTRRREAALAKKDLHFVGVGVSGGEEGALNGPSIMPGGSKESYDALGPLLEKISAKVDGEPCCAWIGTDGAGHFVKMVHNGIEYADMQVIGEAFDLLRSGAGIEPAEQAKIFTEWNKGDLSSFLIEISAEVLGHVDAKTGKPFVDVVVDAAGQKGTGRWTVISALELGSPVSGIAESVFARALSSQAEQRRLGQELLAGEEASVEIPETFVEDVRQALYASKLVSYAQGLDMLTSAAKEYGWDLKLDEIASLWRAGCIIRAELLKDITKAYAADEKPANLLFAPAFTKAIAEALPAWRRVVATAVQLGIPVPVFSSSLAYYDGLRRKRVAAALIQGQRDLFGAHTYGRVDTEGTFHTLWGEDKSEISAVDTH, encoded by the coding sequence ATGTCAGCACACATCGGTGTCACCGGCCTTGCGGTGATGGGCGCCAACCTGGCCCGCAACCTCGCACGCAACGGCTTCACCGTGGCGCTCCACAACCGCTCCGTGGAAAAGACCGACGCCCTGCTGGAGAAGCACGGCACGGAAGGCGACTTCATTCGCACCGAGACGCTGCAGGAACTCGTCGACTCCCTCGAAAAGCCCCGGCGCGTCCTCATCATGGTCAAGGCAGGCGCACCTGTTGATAACGTCATCGAGCAGCTCGAACCGCTGCTTGAGGCCGGCGACATCATCATCGACGCCGGCAACTCGCACTGTGAGGACACCCGTCGCCGCGAAGCTGCCTTGGCGAAGAAGGACCTTCACTTCGTTGGCGTCGGTGTTTCCGGCGGCGAAGAGGGCGCGTTGAACGGCCCCTCCATCATGCCCGGTGGATCCAAGGAGTCCTACGACGCCCTCGGCCCGCTGCTGGAAAAGATTTCCGCCAAGGTCGACGGCGAACCCTGCTGCGCTTGGATCGGCACCGACGGCGCGGGCCACTTCGTCAAGATGGTCCACAACGGCATCGAATACGCCGACATGCAGGTCATCGGTGAAGCATTCGACCTCCTCCGCTCGGGTGCCGGCATTGAGCCTGCCGAGCAGGCAAAGATCTTCACCGAATGGAACAAGGGCGATCTGTCCTCCTTCCTGATCGAGATCTCCGCCGAGGTTCTGGGCCACGTTGACGCCAAGACCGGCAAGCCGTTCGTCGACGTCGTCGTGGACGCCGCAGGCCAGAAGGGCACCGGACGCTGGACCGTTATCTCCGCCCTCGAGCTCGGCTCACCGGTCTCCGGCATTGCAGAGTCCGTGTTCGCCCGTGCGTTGTCCTCGCAGGCCGAGCAGCGCAGGCTCGGCCAGGAGCTGCTCGCCGGCGAAGAAGCCTCCGTGGAAATCCCCGAAACTTTCGTCGAGGACGTTCGCCAGGCGCTCTACGCCTCCAAGCTGGTCTCCTACGCCCAGGGCCTGGACATGCTGACCTCCGCTGCCAAGGAATACGGCTGGGATCTCAAACTGGACGAGATCGCTTCGCTGTGGCGCGCGGGCTGCATCATCCGTGCAGAACTGCTTAAGGACATCACCAAGGCATATGCTGCCGACGAGAAGCCCGCCAACCTGCTCTTCGCACCGGCCTTCACCAAGGCCATCGCGGAGGCTCTGCCGGCCTGGCGCCGCGTCGTAGCCACCGCCGTGCAGCTGGGCATTCCCGTGCCGGTGTTCTCCTCCTCACTGGCTTACTACGACGGACTGCGCCGCAAGCGCGTCGCCGCTGCCCTGATCCAGGGCCAGCGCGACCTCTTCGGCGCACACACCTACGGTCGCGTCGACACCGAAGGTACCTTCCACACCCTGTGGGGCGAAGACAAGTCCGAGATCTCGGCTGTCGACACCCACTAG
- the cysK gene encoding cysteine synthase A: MARIYDDVTQLVGRTPLVRLNRLTEGLDATVAVKLEFYNPANSVKDRIGVAIIDAAEKSGALKPGGTIVEGTSGNTGIALALVGAARGYKVILTMPETMSTERRVMLRAYGAEIVLTPGSEGMRGAVEKAQEIVANTENSIWAQQFANEANPAIHRTTTAEEVWEDTDGEVDIFVAGVGTGGTITGVGQVLKERKPGVQIVAVEPKDSAILNGGAPGPHKIQGIGANFVPEILDTNVYDEVLDATLEDSVRVARELGAREGILGGISSGAIVWGALELAKRPENAGKLIVAVVCDFGERYISTVLFDDIRG; the protein is encoded by the coding sequence ATGGCAAGGATCTACGACGACGTCACGCAGCTGGTCGGTCGCACTCCGCTGGTCCGTTTGAACCGGCTCACCGAAGGCCTTGACGCCACCGTTGCAGTCAAGCTCGAGTTTTACAACCCTGCCAACAGTGTCAAGGACCGCATCGGCGTAGCCATCATTGACGCCGCCGAGAAGTCCGGTGCCTTGAAGCCCGGCGGAACCATCGTGGAGGGCACGTCCGGCAACACCGGCATCGCCTTGGCACTGGTTGGCGCTGCCCGCGGCTACAAGGTCATCCTGACCATGCCGGAGACCATGTCCACTGAGCGTCGCGTCATGTTGCGCGCCTACGGTGCCGAGATCGTCCTGACCCCGGGTTCTGAAGGCATGCGCGGGGCAGTGGAAAAGGCCCAGGAAATCGTGGCCAACACTGAGAACTCCATCTGGGCACAGCAGTTCGCCAACGAGGCCAACCCTGCGATCCACCGCACCACGACGGCCGAGGAAGTCTGGGAAGACACCGACGGCGAAGTGGACATCTTTGTTGCGGGCGTAGGTACCGGCGGCACCATCACCGGCGTCGGCCAGGTGCTCAAGGAGCGCAAGCCCGGCGTGCAGATCGTAGCTGTTGAGCCCAAGGACTCCGCGATCCTCAACGGCGGAGCACCTGGCCCCCACAAGATCCAGGGCATCGGCGCCAACTTCGTGCCCGAAATCCTCGACACCAACGTCTACGACGAGGTCCTCGACGCCACGTTGGAAGATTCGGTCCGCGTAGCCCGCGAACTCGGTGCCCGTGAAGGCATCCTGGGTGGCATCTCCTCGGGCGCCATCGTGTGGGGTGCCCTTGAGTTGGCCAAGCGTCCCGAGAACGCCGGCAAGCTCATCGTCGCCGTCGTCTGTGACTTTGGAGAGCGTTACATCTCCACCGTCCTGTTCGACGACATCCGCGGCTAG
- a CDS encoding acyltransferase domain-containing protein has product MATSAQTEIFELLDISGDDAAECSTLLATPPSAAVLQAMAAMQERLGTFPLDSIQANDASETDWIEALLRFAPAVHSYHVGLGISPVVSAASLGDVGLQLRINRRVHGGFGLDTWSWLTLHMAGNLFRLGRLQFHLVRNTESADQHNGSAWELGVHIPEDGGLSPALVDASFAEARGFFSRHFPDKRVATATCDSWMLDPYLVERLPDSNIASFARRFTLDRCTDAPTDAVYFTFRQRGLQDLDKLPRETSLQRVVLERIDDGGTWQLGHGHLAL; this is encoded by the coding sequence ATGGCCACCAGCGCCCAAACAGAAATCTTCGAGCTCTTGGACATCTCAGGCGACGACGCCGCGGAATGTTCCACCCTCTTGGCGACACCGCCCAGTGCAGCCGTGCTGCAGGCCATGGCTGCCATGCAGGAGCGCCTCGGGACGTTTCCGCTGGACAGCATCCAGGCAAACGACGCCAGCGAGACAGACTGGATCGAAGCCTTGCTCCGTTTCGCCCCGGCGGTTCACTCCTACCACGTGGGTCTAGGAATCAGTCCTGTGGTGTCGGCGGCGTCATTGGGCGACGTTGGGCTGCAACTGCGCATCAACCGGCGGGTTCACGGCGGCTTTGGGCTGGACACCTGGAGTTGGCTGACGCTCCACATGGCCGGAAACCTGTTCCGCTTGGGCCGTCTGCAGTTCCACTTGGTCAGGAACACTGAAAGCGCAGACCAACACAACGGTTCCGCGTGGGAGCTTGGCGTTCACATTCCTGAAGACGGGGGCCTGTCCCCTGCCTTGGTTGACGCGAGCTTTGCCGAGGCCCGGGGCTTTTTCTCCCGGCATTTTCCGGACAAACGGGTGGCCACTGCCACGTGCGACTCATGGATGCTCGATCCCTACCTTGTTGAGCGGCTTCCGGACAGCAACATAGCTTCCTTCGCACGGCGTTTCACACTGGACCGATGCACGGATGCACCCACCGATGCCGTGTACTTTACGTTCCGCCAGCGCGGCCTGCAGGACCTGGATAAGCTGCCACGCGAAACGTCACTCCAGCGCGTCGTGCTGGAAAGGATCGACGACGGCGGCACCTGGCAACTGGGGCATGGTCACCTGGCGTTGTAG
- a CDS encoding Nif3-like dinuclear metal center hexameric protein — MEAVNTDISDADSGEDDGTVEATGDPTLGQVLLAVEELWPESLAEDWDKVGLVAGRPNVPVSKVLFAVDPTLEVIDEAIEWGAELLITHHPLLLKGVNSVAATSAKGLAIHRLIEAGTGLLTVHTNGDSAVGGVSDVLADAFGLENVTPLTPASNGLPEEGIGRVGDLPDLETLGDFAARVFEMLPAVAGGVRVAGDKDGLVRRVAVCGGAGDSLLAAVRASNADVYVTADMRHHPASEAREGATNGRPYLIDVSHFASEWLWLPAAAEALGNVLADQGFDVEIRVSSTNSDPWDFILTPGGD; from the coding sequence ATGGAAGCAGTAAACACCGACATTTCTGATGCGGATTCCGGCGAAGATGACGGAACAGTTGAGGCCACGGGGGATCCCACGCTCGGTCAGGTGTTACTGGCTGTGGAGGAACTTTGGCCGGAGTCGCTGGCCGAGGATTGGGACAAAGTAGGCCTGGTTGCCGGCCGGCCCAATGTTCCGGTGAGCAAAGTCCTCTTTGCCGTGGACCCCACCCTGGAAGTCATCGATGAAGCCATCGAGTGGGGTGCCGAGCTGCTGATAACGCACCACCCCTTGCTTCTTAAGGGTGTGAATTCCGTAGCTGCTACGTCAGCCAAGGGCCTGGCCATTCATCGCCTCATTGAGGCCGGGACGGGATTGCTGACAGTGCATACCAATGGTGACTCGGCCGTCGGAGGCGTTTCCGACGTCCTGGCTGACGCCTTCGGATTGGAGAACGTCACGCCCCTGACACCGGCCAGCAACGGATTGCCGGAAGAGGGGATCGGCAGGGTGGGTGACCTTCCAGATCTTGAGACACTCGGTGATTTTGCGGCCCGTGTCTTTGAGATGCTCCCCGCAGTGGCCGGTGGCGTCCGGGTTGCCGGCGACAAGGACGGGCTGGTTCGCAGGGTGGCCGTGTGCGGTGGTGCAGGAGATAGTTTGCTGGCCGCGGTCCGCGCCAGCAACGCAGATGTTTACGTTACTGCGGACATGCGTCACCATCCGGCCTCCGAGGCCCGTGAAGGCGCCACGAATGGCCGTCCGTACCTGATCGACGTTTCACATTTCGCCAGCGAATGGCTGTGGCTCCCTGCGGCCGCCGAGGCCTTGGGGAACGTTCTCGCAGACCAGGGTTTCGACGTCGAGATCCGGGTGAGCAGCACCAACAGCGATCCTTGGGACTTCATACTGACTCCCGGCGGGGACTAG
- a CDS encoding oxidoreductase yields MTARIALVTGASTGIGFETAIALKDSGFTVYAGARRVDKMEPLKLHGISVLSLDVTSEQSMASAVAAVETAHGRVDVLVNNAGYGSYGSLEEVPLDEGRRQFEVNVMGLARMTQLVIPGMRRAGSGRIINVTSIGGKIYEPLGAWYHGTKFAVEGMSDSLRLELKPHGVDVVIIEPSGTDSEWGTIAGTGLLANSGEGPYKDQAHVVAAALASTSGAGHVLSTPARVVANTIVRAANAKRPRTRYPVGRGAWSVLAMRRILPDRIFDAVFLNFYRRLAGG; encoded by the coding sequence ATGACAGCGCGGATCGCACTCGTTACAGGGGCCTCCACGGGAATCGGTTTCGAAACCGCCATCGCCCTGAAGGACTCCGGCTTTACCGTCTACGCGGGTGCTCGCCGTGTTGACAAGATGGAGCCCCTCAAGCTGCATGGAATCTCTGTCCTGTCCTTGGACGTGACGTCGGAGCAGTCCATGGCATCCGCAGTGGCAGCGGTGGAAACGGCCCATGGAAGGGTTGATGTGCTGGTGAACAACGCCGGCTACGGGTCCTACGGGTCACTGGAGGAAGTTCCCCTCGATGAAGGCAGGCGCCAGTTCGAGGTCAACGTCATGGGGCTGGCACGAATGACGCAGCTGGTCATTCCCGGCATGCGCAGGGCCGGTTCCGGCCGGATCATCAATGTCACGTCCATCGGCGGAAAAATCTACGAGCCCTTGGGCGCCTGGTATCACGGCACCAAATTCGCAGTGGAGGGTATGAGCGATTCGCTGCGCTTGGAACTAAAACCCCACGGCGTGGACGTGGTCATCATCGAACCCTCGGGAACGGATTCCGAGTGGGGAACCATTGCAGGGACTGGGCTGCTGGCCAACTCGGGGGAGGGACCGTATAAAGACCAAGCCCATGTCGTCGCTGCGGCGTTGGCTTCCACCTCCGGGGCCGGCCACGTCCTCTCAACTCCTGCCCGGGTGGTCGCCAACACGATAGTCCGGGCCGCCAACGCAAAACGCCCCAGGACCCGTTACCCGGTAGGTAGGGGAGCCTGGAGCGTCCTGGCGATGCGCAGAATTCTTCCGGACAGGATCTTCGACGCCGTTTTCCTGAATTTCTACAGGAGACTGGCAGGAGGCTAG
- the def gene encoding peptide deformylase — translation MTVLPVTIWGEPVLHRRANEVELFDDELRALIADMFETNEAANGVGLAAPQIGVGKRIFVYKYANDDDVPEQGVVVNPVLTLSKISGAAPDPDEHVEGCLSFPGEYYPLQRAEWTRVQGFDGDGKPVDFEATGWFARILQHEFDHLDGKLYVNRLTDRYARKAMKQAKKNGWGVPGLTWMPGVDPDPFGH, via the coding sequence ATGACCGTCCTGCCAGTCACCATCTGGGGCGAACCTGTCCTGCATCGCCGGGCTAACGAAGTCGAGCTATTCGACGACGAACTCCGCGCTTTGATAGCGGACATGTTCGAAACCAATGAAGCCGCCAACGGAGTTGGACTGGCGGCACCCCAGATCGGCGTGGGCAAGCGCATCTTTGTCTACAAGTACGCCAATGACGACGACGTCCCGGAACAGGGCGTAGTGGTCAATCCGGTACTCACGCTCTCCAAAATCTCTGGCGCGGCACCGGACCCTGACGAACACGTCGAGGGCTGCCTGTCTTTCCCTGGCGAGTATTACCCCTTGCAGCGTGCCGAGTGGACCCGCGTCCAGGGCTTCGACGGCGACGGCAAGCCGGTGGACTTCGAGGCAACCGGCTGGTTCGCCCGGATCCTGCAGCACGAATTTGACCATCTTGACGGGAAACTTTACGTGAACCGCCTGACGGACCGGTACGCCAGGAAGGCCATGAAGCAGGCCAAGAAGAACGGTTGGGGCGTGCCTGGACTGACGTGGATGCCCGGCGTCGACCCCGATCCCTTTGGACACTGA
- the epsC gene encoding serine O-acetyltransferase EpsC codes for MSFFARLKEDLDAARSHDPAARGSFENFFAYSGLHAIWAHRVTHRLWQNPALRFPARLISQLARFLTGIEIHPGATIGRRFFIDHGMGVVIGETAEIGEDVMIYHGVTLGGRSLAKVKRHPTIGDRVTIGAGAKVLGPITIGAGSAVGANAVVVKDAPPESIITGIPATWRHRDARSETKPAVDPAEYYIEYRI; via the coding sequence GTGAGCTTCTTCGCAAGGCTTAAGGAAGACCTCGACGCCGCCCGGTCACACGACCCGGCGGCTCGAGGCTCTTTTGAGAACTTTTTCGCCTACTCCGGCCTCCACGCCATCTGGGCGCATCGGGTAACGCACCGGCTGTGGCAAAACCCGGCACTCCGCTTCCCTGCCCGCCTGATTTCGCAGCTGGCCAGGTTCCTGACGGGTATCGAGATCCATCCCGGCGCCACCATCGGCCGGAGGTTCTTCATCGATCACGGCATGGGAGTGGTCATTGGGGAGACGGCCGAAATCGGTGAGGACGTGATGATCTATCACGGCGTGACCCTCGGCGGCCGCTCACTGGCCAAGGTCAAGCGGCACCCCACCATCGGCGACCGCGTCACCATCGGCGCCGGCGCCAAGGTCCTTGGCCCCATCACCATCGGAGCGGGCAGCGCTGTGGGCGCCAACGCCGTAGTGGTGAAGGATGCTCCCCCGGAATCCATCATCACGGGGATCCCGGCCACATGGCGGCATCGGGATGCGCGGTCGGAGACCAAGCCTGCCGTGGATCCGGCCGAGTACTACATCGAGTACCGGATCTAG
- a CDS encoding YaaA family protein — MLILLPPSEGKTPAPKGPAIDWESLSFPELNQYRATVLEALGTVSAHEDALALLGVGASLRDDVERNTRLHAEPAAPAHQVYSGVLYDALGYKSMTATQRRKATESVLVVSALWGAIGFGDHVPAYRLSMGTALPDVGRLASYWKPQLNAALAKRAEGELVVDCRSSTYAAAWAPPAAQTVNVNVFSEANGKRTVVSHFAKHTRGELARHLLTRRGKAPATPDQLAKAAREVWTAELVEGTDRKPHALNIILAG; from the coding sequence GTGCTGATTCTGCTTCCGCCTTCCGAAGGCAAAACCCCTGCCCCCAAAGGTCCCGCCATCGACTGGGAGTCACTGAGTTTTCCCGAGCTGAACCAGTACCGTGCCACCGTTCTTGAGGCCTTGGGGACGGTGAGCGCGCATGAGGACGCCCTGGCGTTGCTGGGCGTCGGCGCTTCCTTGCGGGACGACGTCGAACGTAATACCCGGCTGCATGCCGAACCGGCTGCCCCGGCGCATCAGGTCTATTCCGGCGTCCTCTACGACGCCCTGGGCTATAAGAGCATGACCGCAACCCAACGACGCAAAGCCACCGAATCCGTCCTGGTGGTCTCGGCGTTGTGGGGCGCCATCGGCTTCGGCGACCATGTTCCGGCCTACCGCCTGTCCATGGGAACCGCACTGCCCGACGTCGGACGCCTCGCCTCCTACTGGAAGCCGCAGCTTAACGCCGCCCTCGCCAAACGGGCCGAAGGTGAACTGGTGGTGGATTGCCGCTCCAGCACCTACGCAGCTGCCTGGGCTCCCCCGGCGGCCCAGACAGTGAACGTCAACGTTTTCAGTGAGGCGAACGGCAAACGTACGGTGGTCAGCCACTTCGCCAAACACACCCGGGGTGAACTGGCGCGGCATCTTCTGACACGGCGCGGCAAGGCACCTGCCACCCCGGATCAACTGGCCAAGGCAGCCCGGGAAGTGTGGACCGCGGAACTGGTGGAGGGCACGGACCGCAAGCCGCACGCGCTGAACATCATCCTGGCCGGCTAG
- the msrA gene encoding peptide-methionine (S)-S-oxide reductase MsrA → MKTFVLGGGCFWCLDAVYQKTRGVSSVVSGYTGGHVRNPDYYGVCSGTTGHAEVVAVTFDETVVPEEVILDMFFALHDPTTLNRQGYDVGTQYRSSMFYTTTEEKVLFEEAIERAQALWSDPIVTEVSRLPDFYEAEEVHQNYYAKFPYQGYCQVIINPKLAKARKYYSAWLTA, encoded by the coding sequence ATGAAAACTTTCGTACTTGGCGGCGGCTGCTTCTGGTGCCTGGATGCCGTTTACCAAAAAACCCGCGGCGTCAGCTCGGTTGTGTCCGGCTATACCGGCGGCCATGTCCGCAATCCCGACTACTACGGAGTCTGTTCCGGAACCACCGGCCATGCGGAGGTCGTGGCCGTGACCTTCGACGAAACAGTTGTTCCGGAGGAAGTCATCCTGGACATGTTCTTCGCCCTCCACGACCCCACCACCTTGAACCGCCAGGGTTACGACGTCGGTACCCAGTACCGTTCGTCGATGTTCTACACCACCACCGAAGAGAAGGTGCTGTTCGAAGAAGCGATCGAGCGCGCACAGGCCCTCTGGTCCGACCCGATTGTGACCGAGGTCAGCCGGCTTCCCGACTTTTATGAAGCTGAAGAAGTGCACCAGAATTACTACGCCAAGTTCCCCTACCAGGGCTACTGCCAGGTGATTATTAACCCCAAGCTGGCGAAGGCGCGGAAATATTACTCTGCATGGCTTACTGCTTAG
- a CDS encoding HNH endonuclease family protein, whose protein sequence is MSITWSAYKRARRRSLQAWAILGLAAATVVAGLCWFFTTGQFGVADPWTAGPSEAPVFDQTFMKPVSGAAPVAAESATAALERLAVKGRAPKSDYDRAAFGQAWADVDHNGCDTRNDILHRDLSAVEFTAGSSCKVSGGVFDEPYTGAHVTFRRGQDTSAAVQIDHVVALADAWQKGAQQLTAQQRQTLANDPLNLIAADGPANVKKGAGDAATWLPANKNFRCHYVARQISVKTAYKLWVTAAEKDAMKRVLSGCPEQQTIYNAR, encoded by the coding sequence TTGAGTATCACCTGGTCTGCCTACAAACGCGCCCGGCGTAGGTCCCTTCAAGCCTGGGCCATTCTTGGCCTCGCGGCAGCAACTGTTGTTGCAGGCCTGTGCTGGTTTTTCACCACGGGCCAGTTTGGCGTCGCTGATCCCTGGACGGCCGGCCCCAGCGAGGCGCCCGTCTTCGATCAGACGTTCATGAAGCCGGTCAGTGGTGCAGCCCCGGTTGCCGCCGAAAGTGCAACTGCAGCCCTCGAGCGGCTTGCCGTGAAAGGCAGGGCACCGAAGTCGGACTATGACAGGGCAGCTTTCGGCCAGGCCTGGGCCGACGTGGACCACAACGGATGCGACACCAGGAACGACATCCTGCACAGGGATCTTTCCGCGGTCGAATTCACGGCTGGTTCATCCTGCAAAGTCTCCGGGGGAGTCTTCGACGAGCCCTACACGGGTGCCCACGTGACCTTCCGCAGGGGGCAGGACACCAGCGCCGCCGTCCAAATCGACCATGTAGTGGCTCTCGCCGATGCATGGCAGAAAGGTGCCCAGCAGCTCACGGCACAGCAGCGGCAAACGCTGGCCAACGACCCCCTGAACCTTATCGCGGCTGATGGTCCGGCCAACGTCAAGAAAGGGGCCGGGGACGCCGCGACCTGGCTGCCGGCAAACAAGAATTTCCGCTGCCACTATGTAGCGCGGCAAATCTCGGTGAAAACCGCCTACAAGCTCTGGGTTACCGCGGCCGAGAAAGACGCCATGAAGCGCGTACTGTCCGGATGCCCAGAGCAGCAAACCATCTACAACGCCAGGTGA
- a CDS encoding glyceraldehyde-3-phosphate dehydrogenase produces MGREALAEAMIPVIGRLYRENNVVTSIHGRSLINKSTMNILKAHRFARRMSNHELLLEETAPLLNALSELELGAAAIDIARLTEKFRAEGNGASLDEYLRAELAEIVGKRGADDRTSTDVVLYGFGRIGRLLARILIEKAGGGHGLRLRAIVVRKGAENDLVKRASLLRRDSVHGSFEGTIRVDEEANTITANGVQVQVIYSDNPATVDYTAYGIKDALVVDNTGRWRDADGLSQHLQSKGVARVLLTAPGKGELKNIVHGINHRDINDDDKIVTAASCTTNAITPVLKAINDKFGIIHGHVETVHSFTNDQNLIDNFHKGDRRGRSAALNMVITETGAAKAVAKALPELQGKLTGNAIRVPTPDVSMAILNLNLENGTTRDEVNAYLREMSLHSDLRKQIDYIDSPDVVSTDFVGSRRAGIVDGLATISNDKNLVLYVWYDNEFGYSCQVVRVMEEMAGVNPPSFPAKDLIAPIAVLETADA; encoded by the coding sequence ATGGGCCGGGAGGCTCTCGCCGAGGCCATGATTCCGGTGATCGGCCGGTTGTACCGGGAAAACAACGTGGTCACCAGCATCCACGGCCGGAGCTTGATCAACAAGTCCACCATGAACATCCTGAAGGCCCACCGCTTCGCGCGCCGGATGAGCAACCACGAGCTCCTGCTCGAAGAAACCGCACCCCTGTTGAACGCCCTGTCGGAGCTCGAACTCGGTGCGGCAGCAATCGACATCGCACGTTTGACTGAGAAGTTCCGGGCTGAAGGCAATGGCGCCTCGCTGGATGAATACCTTCGCGCCGAGCTCGCTGAGATCGTTGGAAAGCGCGGAGCAGACGACCGCACCAGCACCGACGTCGTTCTTTACGGCTTTGGCCGTATTGGCCGCCTGCTGGCCCGCATCCTGATCGAAAAGGCCGGCGGCGGACACGGCCTTCGACTCCGCGCCATCGTTGTCCGCAAGGGTGCCGAGAACGATCTCGTCAAGCGCGCCAGCCTGCTGCGCCGCGACTCCGTGCACGGCTCCTTTGAAGGCACCATCCGCGTGGATGAAGAAGCGAACACCATCACCGCCAACGGTGTCCAGGTCCAGGTGATCTACTCGGACAACCCGGCCACGGTGGACTACACCGCTTACGGCATCAAGGATGCCTTGGTTGTGGACAACACCGGCCGTTGGCGCGACGCCGATGGCCTCTCCCAGCACCTGCAGAGCAAGGGTGTGGCCCGCGTGCTGCTCACTGCGCCGGGCAAGGGCGAGCTGAAGAACATCGTCCACGGCATCAACCACCGGGATATTAACGACGACGACAAGATCGTCACCGCCGCGTCCTGCACCACCAACGCCATCACTCCGGTACTGAAGGCCATCAACGACAAGTTCGGCATCATCCACGGCCACGTCGAAACGGTCCACTCGTTCACGAACGACCAGAACCTGATCGACAACTTCCATAAGGGCGATCGCCGCGGACGTTCTGCAGCGCTGAACATGGTCATCACCGAAACCGGTGCGGCCAAGGCTGTGGCCAAGGCGTTGCCCGAACTGCAGGGCAAGCTCACGGGTAACGCCATCCGCGTTCCCACTCCTGACGTGTCCATGGCCATCCTCAACCTGAACCTTGAGAACGGCACCACGCGGGACGAAGTCAACGCTTACCTTCGCGAGATGTCCCTTCACTCGGACCTGCGCAAGCAGATTGACTACATCGACTCTCCCGATGTTGTTTCCACGGACTTCGTCGGTTCCCGCCGTGCAGGCATTGTTGATGGCCTCGCGACCATCTCCAACGACAAGAACCTGGTGCTCTACGTCTGGTACGACAACGAATTCGGTTACTCCTGCCAGGTGGTCCGCGTCATGGAGGAAATGGCCGGAGTCAACCCGCCGTCGTTCCCCGCCAAGGACCTTATTGCCCCCATCGCGGTGCTCGAAACGGCTGACGCCTAA
- a CDS encoding zinc ribbon domain-containing protein: MAKAAPAEQYKLLELQGLDAKLKSLAGRRRVLETDPRITDLTDALNVANGELGAAKVAVHDAETELRRAEADVEQVATRIERDEARLNSGTGLSKDLVALQSDIASLNKRRSDLEDVELEILERLDTLRERQAAQQSIVDDIQGSFGSIRAELDESIAEIAAEETVVRGQRAAFADSLDAGLLAIYEKTIAKRGVGAARLFHGKSEGSGMMLSPGDLAEVKAAAEDDIVFCPDSGVILVRSAEWN, translated from the coding sequence GTGGCGAAAGCAGCACCGGCAGAACAATACAAATTGCTTGAACTGCAGGGGCTGGATGCCAAGCTCAAGTCGTTGGCCGGCCGCCGGCGGGTACTGGAAACGGACCCTCGCATCACTGACCTCACTGACGCCCTGAACGTGGCCAACGGTGAACTGGGTGCGGCAAAGGTTGCCGTCCACGATGCCGAGACGGAATTGCGTCGTGCCGAGGCTGATGTGGAGCAGGTGGCTACGCGCATCGAACGCGACGAGGCCAGGCTCAACAGCGGTACGGGGTTGTCGAAGGACCTGGTGGCGCTTCAGAGTGACATTGCCTCGCTGAACAAGCGCCGCTCCGACCTTGAGGACGTGGAGCTGGAGATCCTTGAGCGCCTGGACACCCTTCGCGAACGCCAGGCCGCCCAGCAGTCGATCGTCGATGACATCCAGGGTTCCTTTGGCAGTATCCGCGCTGAGCTCGATGAATCCATAGCTGAAATCGCTGCCGAAGAAACCGTAGTTCGTGGGCAGCGGGCCGCTTTTGCGGATTCCCTGGACGCAGGGCTCCTGGCAATCTACGAGAAGACGATTGCCAAGAGGGGAGTGGGCGCCGCCCGTTTGTTCCACGGCAAATCAGAAGGTTCCGGCATGATGCTGAGCCCGGGCGACCTCGCCGAAGTCAAAGCTGCTGCGGAGGACGACATCGTTTTCTGCCCGGACTCAGGTGTGATCCTTGTCCGTTCGGCGGAGTGGAACTAA